From Microbacterium sp. LWH11-1.2, one genomic window encodes:
- a CDS encoding FGGY-family carbohydrate kinase — MTSPTAASGADDIRAGRASLGIELGSTRIKACLIGSDPTEVLATGSFTWENRLEDGLWTYAIDEVWTGLQAAYAALVADAERQHGIRPSSFGAIGVSAMMHGYLAFDEAGELLVPFRTWRNTNTGAASAELTELLGVNIPLRWSIAHLHQAVIDGEAHVPRIAGVNTLAGYVHHKLTGRRVLGVGDASGMFPIDSATRDYDERMLRAYDAHAAGRLPRPLVEILPAALSAGADAGALTTEGAALLDPSGALQPGIRLCPPEGDAGTGMVATNSVAPRTGNVSAGTSIFAMVVLERPLTEVHHELDLVTTPAGDAVAMVHCNNGASELAAWAGLFTRFSAAAGQPLDDDAVFDALFREALDGEADAGGLIAYNHLAGEPIAGLDAGRPLFVRTPDSAFTLANFIRSQLYGVFGTLALGMQVLADEGVELDRMFAHGGMFRTAGVAQRFLAGALGAPVAVGELASEGGAWGIAVLASYLAHADALSLGDYLEHQVFAAASLSTTEPDPADVAGFAAYLDRYRAGLAVEAAAVASL, encoded by the coding sequence ATGACCTCTCCGACCGCGGCGTCCGGCGCCGATGACATCCGCGCCGGCCGGGCGAGCCTCGGCATCGAGCTGGGTTCCACCCGCATCAAGGCCTGCCTGATCGGGTCCGACCCCACCGAGGTGCTCGCCACCGGCTCCTTCACGTGGGAGAACCGGCTCGAGGACGGGCTCTGGACCTACGCGATCGACGAGGTCTGGACGGGGCTGCAGGCCGCCTATGCCGCGCTCGTCGCCGACGCGGAGCGGCAGCACGGCATCCGTCCCTCATCGTTCGGAGCGATCGGCGTCTCGGCCATGATGCACGGCTACCTCGCGTTCGACGAGGCCGGCGAGCTGCTCGTGCCGTTCCGCACCTGGCGCAACACCAACACCGGCGCGGCATCCGCCGAGCTGACCGAGCTGCTGGGAGTCAACATCCCGCTGCGCTGGTCGATCGCCCACCTGCACCAGGCGGTCATCGACGGCGAGGCGCATGTGCCCCGGATCGCCGGCGTGAACACGCTCGCCGGCTATGTGCACCACAAGCTCACCGGTCGGCGCGTGCTCGGCGTCGGCGACGCCTCGGGCATGTTCCCGATCGACTCGGCCACCCGCGACTACGACGAACGGATGCTGCGCGCCTACGACGCCCACGCCGCCGGTCGTCTGCCTCGCCCGCTCGTCGAGATTCTCCCGGCCGCGCTCTCCGCCGGTGCGGATGCCGGTGCCCTCACGACCGAGGGAGCGGCGCTGCTCGACCCGAGCGGTGCTCTGCAGCCCGGCATCCGGCTGTGCCCGCCCGAGGGCGACGCGGGCACCGGCATGGTCGCGACGAACTCGGTCGCGCCGCGCACCGGCAACGTCTCTGCGGGCACCAGCATCTTCGCGATGGTCGTGCTCGAGCGTCCGCTGACCGAGGTGCATCACGAACTCGACCTCGTGACCACCCCCGCGGGCGATGCCGTCGCGATGGTGCACTGCAACAACGGCGCGAGCGAGCTCGCGGCCTGGGCGGGTCTGTTCACCCGCTTCTCGGCCGCCGCGGGGCAACCGCTCGACGATGACGCCGTGTTCGATGCGCTGTTCCGCGAGGCGCTCGACGGAGAGGCGGATGCCGGCGGTCTGATCGCCTACAACCATCTCGCGGGCGAGCCCATCGCCGGGCTCGATGCCGGCCGGCCGCTGTTCGTGCGCACGCCCGACAGCGCGTTCACGCTCGCGAACTTCATCCGCTCGCAGCTCTACGGTGTGTTCGGCACTCTCGCGCTCGGCATGCAGGTACTGGCCGACGAGGGCGTCGAGTTGGACCGGATGTTCGCCCACGGTGGCATGTTCCGGACGGCCGGGGTCGCGCAGCGGTTCCTCGCCGGCGCCCTCGGTGCGCCGGTCGCCGTCGGAGAGCTGGCATCCGAGGGTGGGGCGTGGGGCATCGCGGTGCTGGCCTCGTACCTCGCGCATGCCGACGCGCTGTCCCTGGGGGACTACCTCGAGCACCAGGTGTTCGCCGCGGCATCCCTCTCCACGACCGAACCCGACCCCGCGGATGTCGCGGGCTTCGCCGCCTACCTCGACCGCTATCGGGCGGGACTGGCCGTCGAGGCCGCCGCCGTCGCATCCCTCTGA
- a CDS encoding L-ribulose-5-phosphate 4-epimerase has product MSNDAPAFDPAVDAAIATVRADVARLHGELVRYGLVVWTGGNVSGRVPGADLFVIKPSGVSYDDLAPDNMILCDLDGNVIPGTPGSDRSPSSDTAAHAYVYRNMPAVGGVVHTHSTYAVAWAARGEEIPCVITAMADEFGGPIPIGPFAIIGDDSIGRGIVETLSGHRSRAVLMQNHGPFTIGVDAKDAVKAAVMVEDVARTVHLAREAGPLVPIPQAAIDSLFDRYQNVYGQSQDARR; this is encoded by the coding sequence GTGAGCAACGACGCCCCCGCCTTCGACCCCGCCGTCGATGCGGCCATCGCCACCGTCCGCGCCGACGTCGCCCGACTGCACGGCGAGCTGGTCCGCTACGGACTCGTCGTCTGGACCGGCGGCAACGTCTCCGGCCGGGTTCCCGGCGCCGACCTGTTCGTGATCAAGCCGTCCGGCGTCTCCTACGACGACCTCGCACCCGACAACATGATCCTCTGCGACCTCGACGGGAACGTCATCCCCGGCACCCCCGGCAGCGATCGCTCCCCGTCGAGCGACACCGCCGCACACGCCTACGTGTACCGCAACATGCCGGCGGTCGGCGGCGTCGTGCACACGCACTCGACCTACGCCGTCGCCTGGGCCGCCCGCGGCGAGGAGATCCCCTGCGTGATCACCGCCATGGCCGACGAGTTCGGCGGACCGATCCCGATCGGCCCCTTCGCGATCATCGGCGACGACTCGATCGGACGCGGCATCGTCGAGACCCTCAGCGGACACCGCTCGCGGGCGGTGCTCATGCAGAACCACGGCCCGTTCACGATCGGCGTCGACGCGAAGGATGCCGTGAAGGCGGCGGTCATGGTCGAGGACGTGGCCCGCACGGTGCACCTCGCCCGCGAGGCCGGTCCGCTGGTCCCGATCCCGCAGGCGGCGATCGACAGCCTCTTCGACCGCTACCAGAACGTGTACGGCCAGAGTCAGGACGCCCGCCGATGA
- a CDS encoding aldose 1-epimerase family protein yields the protein MTVGLRSGRQLRLAGHGYEAIIASVGASLRMLTFEGRDLVVPFDADEVRPGYRGATLAPWPNRIVDGRYRFGGAVHQLPLTEPGRGQALHGLLAWVEFSDRLILDDRVVLAAVIEPQSGYPFRIEVEVEYRLDADGLRQTVTAHNIGADAAPWGTGPHPYLVAGPSTGSGTQGGDSAPPVDAWTLLLPASEVLTVTPDRLSPVAVEPVAEHPEWDFRAARRIGDVFIDHAFTGLARTDGVAEVRLTTDDGTGVAMTWDERCPWVQVHTADNPGLDGIHRIGLAVEPMTCPPDAFNSGTDLVTLAPGAEHAASWRIRAV from the coding sequence ATGACGGTGGGGCTGCGATCCGGGCGGCAGCTGCGCCTCGCCGGCCACGGCTACGAGGCGATCATCGCGAGCGTCGGCGCCTCGCTGCGGATGCTGACGTTCGAGGGGCGCGACCTCGTCGTGCCGTTCGACGCCGACGAGGTGCGGCCCGGGTACCGCGGTGCGACCCTCGCTCCGTGGCCCAACCGGATCGTCGACGGCCGCTACCGCTTCGGCGGCGCCGTGCACCAGCTGCCGCTGACCGAGCCCGGGCGCGGCCAGGCCCTGCACGGACTGCTCGCCTGGGTGGAGTTCTCCGACCGGCTCATCCTCGACGATCGCGTCGTGCTCGCCGCTGTGATCGAGCCGCAGTCCGGCTACCCGTTCCGCATCGAGGTCGAGGTCGAGTACCGCCTCGACGCGGACGGCCTGCGCCAGACCGTCACCGCCCACAACATCGGAGCGGATGCCGCGCCTTGGGGCACCGGACCGCATCCGTATCTCGTGGCGGGCCCTTCGACAGGCTCAGGGACCCAGGGAGGCGACTCGGCACCTCCGGTCGATGCCTGGACGCTCCTCCTTCCGGCATCCGAGGTCCTGACGGTCACTCCCGATCGCCTGAGCCCGGTCGCGGTCGAGCCGGTGGCGGAGCATCCGGAGTGGGACTTCCGCGCAGCCCGTCGGATCGGCGATGTCTTCATCGACCACGCGTTCACGGGTCTCGCCCGCACCGACGGCGTGGCCGAGGTTCGGCTGACGACCGACGACGGGACGGGCGTCGCGATGACCTGGGACGAGCGCTGCCCGTGGGTGCAGGTGCACACGGCCGACAATCCAGGACTCGACGGCATCCATCGGATCGGCCTCGCGGTCGAGCCGATGACCTGTCCGCCCGATGCCTTCAACTCCGGCACGGATCTCGTGACGCTCGCCCCCGGCGCGGAGCACGCCGCGAGCTGGCGCATCCGGGCGGTGTAG
- the xylA gene encoding xylose isomerase, with product MSLTPTRDDKFSFGLWTIGYNGTDPFGGPTRPALDVVHAVEKLAELGAYGLTFHDDDLFAFGSTDAERQTQIDRLKGALDGTGLIVPMVTTNLFSAPVFKDGGFTSNDRDVRRYALRKVFRQLDLGAELGAKTFVMWGGREGAEYDSAKDIRAALERYREAVNLLGDYVTDKGYDIRFAIEPKPNEPRGDILLPTLGHAIAFIDSLERPELVGVNPEVGHEQMAGLNFTAGIAQALYHGKLFHIDLNGQRGIKYDQDLVFGHGDLHNAFSLVDLLENGGPNGVPAYEGPRHFDYKPSRTEDESGVWDSAAANMRTYLLLKERAAAFRADPEVQEALAAAKVAELSTPTLNPGESYDDFLADRSAYEDFDADAYLGGHGFGFVRLQQLATEHLLGAR from the coding sequence ATGAGCCTCACCCCGACCCGCGACGACAAGTTCTCGTTCGGCCTCTGGACCATCGGCTACAACGGCACCGATCCGTTCGGCGGACCCACGCGTCCGGCCCTCGACGTGGTGCACGCGGTCGAGAAGCTCGCCGAGCTCGGTGCCTACGGGCTCACCTTCCACGACGACGACCTGTTCGCGTTCGGATCGACGGATGCCGAGCGGCAGACGCAGATCGACCGGCTCAAGGGTGCGCTCGACGGCACCGGCCTGATCGTGCCGATGGTCACCACCAACCTCTTCAGCGCCCCGGTCTTCAAGGACGGCGGCTTCACCTCCAACGACCGCGACGTGCGCCGCTACGCGCTGCGCAAGGTGTTCCGCCAGCTCGACCTCGGCGCCGAGCTGGGCGCCAAGACGTTCGTCATGTGGGGCGGCCGCGAGGGCGCCGAGTACGACTCCGCCAAGGACATCCGCGCGGCGCTCGAGCGCTACCGCGAAGCGGTGAACCTGCTCGGCGACTACGTGACCGACAAGGGCTACGACATCCGCTTCGCGATCGAGCCGAAGCCCAACGAGCCTCGCGGCGACATCCTGCTGCCGACGCTCGGGCATGCGATCGCGTTCATCGACTCCCTCGAGCGCCCGGAGCTCGTCGGCGTGAACCCCGAGGTCGGGCACGAGCAGATGGCGGGTCTGAACTTCACGGCCGGCATCGCTCAGGCGCTGTACCACGGCAAGCTCTTCCACATCGACCTCAACGGTCAGCGCGGCATCAAGTACGACCAGGATCTCGTGTTCGGGCACGGCGACCTGCACAACGCCTTCTCGCTGGTCGACCTGCTCGAGAACGGCGGACCGAACGGCGTCCCGGCGTACGAGGGCCCCCGGCACTTCGACTACAAGCCGAGCCGCACCGAGGACGAGAGCGGGGTCTGGGACTCCGCCGCCGCGAACATGCGCACGTACCTCCTCCTCAAGGAGCGCGCCGCGGCCTTCCGCGCCGACCCCGAGGTGCAGGAGGCGCTGGCTGCCGCCAAGGTCGCCGAGCTGTCCACGCCGACGCTCAACCCCGGCGAGAGCTACGACGACTTCCTCGCCGACCGCAGCGCCTACGAGGACTTCGACGCCGACGCCTACCTCGGCGGTCACGGCTTCGGCTTCGTGCGCCTTCAGCAGCTGGCGACCGAGCACCTGCTCGGCGCGCGCTGA
- a CDS encoding ROK family transcriptional regulator — MTDASTGRSATAALKDSGDGVRARNLARVLRLVHLGGAQSRAQLTTATGLNRSTIADLVAELVNEGWVVERDPDPVGRVGRPSPVVAASPRAVVIAVNPEIDAVEIAAIDLSRTIAVRERIESATLLTAVEVADLVAAVVDRWRDGPLADARLVAVGVAVPGLVRAADGLVRNAPHLGWTDAPVRALIAETTGLPTAVGNDASLGALAEHLFGAAQGADDVVYLNGGPSGIGGGIIVHGSPVGGVGGYAGEFGQNRVDPTRSAVLEDDVSRARLLAVLGLASADDATLAESLAAASDADPVREECARQRGLLAQAIADAVNILDPSVVVLGGFLAQLEELDPEGFAADVADRAMAENAEGLRILPASLAADRLLLGAAELAFTSVGVI, encoded by the coding sequence GTGACGGACGCTTCGACGGGGCGCAGCGCAACCGCGGCGCTCAAGGACTCGGGCGACGGCGTGCGTGCGCGCAATCTCGCGCGGGTCCTGCGGCTGGTGCACCTGGGTGGAGCGCAGTCGCGGGCGCAGCTGACGACCGCGACCGGCCTGAACCGCTCGACGATCGCCGACCTGGTCGCCGAGCTCGTGAACGAGGGCTGGGTGGTCGAGCGCGATCCCGATCCGGTCGGACGGGTGGGGCGGCCCTCACCTGTCGTCGCGGCATCGCCGAGGGCGGTCGTGATCGCGGTGAACCCTGAGATCGACGCGGTCGAGATCGCGGCCATCGACCTCTCCCGCACGATCGCCGTCCGCGAGCGCATCGAATCCGCGACGCTGCTCACCGCCGTCGAGGTCGCCGATCTCGTCGCGGCCGTCGTCGATCGCTGGCGCGACGGCCCGCTCGCGGATGCACGGCTGGTCGCCGTCGGGGTCGCCGTGCCCGGCCTCGTGCGCGCGGCCGACGGGCTCGTCCGCAACGCCCCGCACCTCGGCTGGACGGATGCCCCGGTGCGGGCGCTGATCGCCGAGACGACGGGACTCCCGACCGCCGTGGGGAACGATGCGAGCCTCGGCGCGCTCGCCGAGCATCTCTTCGGCGCGGCACAGGGTGCCGACGACGTCGTGTACCTCAACGGCGGTCCGTCCGGCATCGGCGGCGGCATCATCGTGCACGGCTCCCCGGTCGGCGGAGTGGGCGGGTACGCTGGCGAGTTCGGTCAGAACCGGGTCGACCCCACTCGCTCGGCCGTGCTCGAGGATGACGTGAGCCGTGCCCGCCTCCTGGCGGTGCTGGGCCTCGCGTCGGCTGACGATGCGACGCTCGCGGAGTCTCTCGCCGCGGCATCCGATGCCGACCCCGTCCGCGAGGAGTGCGCGCGTCAGCGCGGGCTGCTGGCGCAGGCGATCGCGGATGCCGTGAACATCCTCGATCCCTCGGTGGTCGTGCTGGGTGGCTTCCTCGCCCAGCTGGAGGAGCTCGACCCTGAAGGCTTCGCCGCCGACGTGGCCGACCGCGCGATGGCGGAGAACGCGGAGGGGCTCCGCATCCTCCCGGCATCCCTCGCCGCCGACCGGCTGCTGCTCGGTGCGGCAGAGCTCGCCTTCACGTCCGTCGGCGTGATCTGA
- a CDS encoding FGGY family carbohydrate kinase, whose translation MALVLGVDSSTQSCKVVVVDSSTGAVVRTGRASHPDGTSVDPEAWWVALQAALAAAGGLDDIAAWAIGGQQHGMVALDAVGRVIRDALLWNDTRSADAATALVDEFGARELADRTGLVPVASFTISKVRWLRDHEPDNAARVAAIALPHDWLTWRLRGYGPAGADAAPLGPDLAELVTDRSDASGTGYWSAATGGYDRELLIAALGHDAMLPRVLGADEWVTDAAGRRVAPGAGDNAAAALGLGAGPGDVVVSIGTSGTVFAVSEAPSADATGIIAGFASADGHFLPLVCTLNAARVLDVTATLLGVDHDELSRLALSAPSGADGLSLVPYFEGERTPNLPDATATLSGMTLASTTRENLARAAVEGMLSGLGAGLDALREEGVPLHRALLIGGGAQSEAVRAIAPEVLGIPVEVPPAGEYVALGAVRQAAAVLGG comes from the coding sequence ATGGCCCTCGTCCTCGGCGTCGACTCCTCGACGCAGTCGTGCAAGGTCGTCGTCGTCGACAGCTCGACCGGTGCCGTCGTGCGCACCGGTCGGGCATCGCATCCCGACGGCACCTCGGTCGATCCCGAAGCGTGGTGGGTCGCGCTGCAGGCGGCGCTCGCGGCGGCAGGCGGACTCGACGACATCGCGGCGTGGGCCATCGGCGGGCAGCAGCACGGCATGGTCGCGCTCGACGCCGTGGGCCGGGTCATCCGCGATGCGCTGCTGTGGAACGACACCCGATCCGCGGATGCCGCGACGGCGCTCGTCGACGAGTTCGGGGCGCGGGAGCTGGCCGACCGCACGGGACTCGTGCCCGTGGCATCCTTCACGATCTCGAAGGTGCGCTGGCTCCGCGATCACGAACCCGACAACGCGGCGCGCGTGGCGGCGATCGCCCTACCGCACGATTGGCTGACCTGGCGGCTGCGCGGGTACGGCCCGGCGGGAGCGGATGCCGCACCGCTCGGGCCCGACCTCGCCGAGCTCGTCACCGACCGCTCCGACGCCTCGGGCACGGGGTACTGGAGTGCGGCGACCGGCGGATACGACCGCGAGCTGCTGATCGCCGCCCTGGGACATGACGCGATGCTCCCGCGAGTGCTGGGCGCCGACGAGTGGGTGACCGATGCGGCGGGCCGACGCGTCGCGCCCGGCGCCGGTGACAACGCCGCGGCAGCCCTCGGACTGGGCGCCGGTCCCGGAGATGTCGTCGTCTCGATCGGCACCAGTGGCACGGTCTTCGCCGTGAGCGAGGCGCCGTCGGCCGATGCGACCGGGATCATCGCGGGCTTCGCCTCCGCCGACGGACACTTCCTGCCGCTGGTGTGCACTCTCAACGCGGCCCGGGTGCTCGACGTCACGGCGACGCTGCTGGGTGTCGACCACGACGAGCTCAGCCGCCTGGCCCTCTCGGCGCCGTCGGGTGCCGACGGGCTCTCGCTGGTGCCGTACTTCGAGGGAGAGCGCACCCCGAACCTGCCGGATGCGACGGCCACGCTCAGCGGCATGACGCTGGCCTCGACGACCCGCGAGAACCTGGCGCGAGCCGCGGTCGAGGGGATGCTGTCCGGTCTCGGGGCGGGCCTCGACGCGCTCCGCGAGGAGGGCGTGCCCCTGCATCGGGCCCTGCTGATCGGCGGCGGCGCGCAGTCCGAGGCCGTGCGGGCGATCGCCCCTGAGGTGCTCGGCATCCCGGTCGAGGTGCCGCCGGCCGGCGAGTACGTCGCCCTCGGCGCCGTCCGTCAGGCGGCCGCGGTGCTCGGCGGCTGA
- a CDS encoding type 1 glutamine amidotransferase domain-containing protein produces the protein MSTVLFVVTAARTWTLTDGTAHPTGFWAEELLAPYRLLTEAGHDIVFATPGGVPPIADAASVADGDAASIAAISALATPLVLADVDPAAYDAVYYPGGHGPMQDLAEDADSAALITATLAAGRPLAAVCHGLAALLPARTASGEPVVAGRRITGFSDEEERQAGLADRAPFLLESALRALGADVEVSEAWSDHTIVDGLLITGQNPQSSESAARALVAALA, from the coding sequence ATGTCCACCGTCCTCTTCGTCGTCACCGCCGCCCGCACCTGGACCCTCACCGACGGCACCGCGCACCCCACCGGGTTCTGGGCCGAGGAGCTGCTCGCCCCCTACCGACTGCTGACCGAAGCCGGTCACGACATCGTGTTCGCCACTCCGGGAGGGGTGCCCCCGATCGCCGACGCCGCGAGCGTGGCGGACGGCGACGCGGCATCCATCGCGGCGATCTCCGCGCTCGCGACGCCCCTGGTTCTGGCCGACGTCGATCCCGCGGCCTACGACGCCGTGTACTACCCCGGTGGTCACGGTCCGATGCAGGACCTCGCCGAGGATGCCGACTCGGCGGCGCTCATCACGGCGACCCTCGCCGCCGGACGCCCGCTCGCCGCGGTCTGCCACGGCCTCGCGGCCCTCCTTCCCGCACGCACGGCCTCGGGCGAGCCGGTCGTCGCCGGACGCCGGATCACGGGCTTCTCCGACGAGGAGGAGCGTCAGGCCGGTCTCGCCGACCGCGCACCGTTCCTGCTCGAGAGCGCTCTGCGCGCGCTGGGCGCCGACGTCGAGGTCTCCGAGGCCTGGAGCGACCACACGATCGTGGACGGACTGCTCATCACGGGGCAGAACCCGCAGTCCTCGGAGTCGGCGGCGCGGGCGCTGGTGGCAGCCCTCGCCTGA
- the araA gene encoding L-arabinose isomerase → MMALSTSLDGYEVWFLTGSQHLYGPETLAQVADQSQEIARLLDSADEVPVKIVWKPVLTDAAAIKRTALEANADDRVIGLVAWMHTFSPAKMWIAGLDALRKPLAHLHTQANVELPWADIDFDFMNLNQAAHGDREFGYIQTRLGVPRKTIVGHASDPRVRRELGTWQRAAAGLAASRDLKLARFGDNMRFVAVTEGDKTEAELRFGVQVNTWGVNELADAVAAASDSQIDALVAEYEELYEVVPELRKGGERHQSLRDGAAIEIGLRSFLEEGGFGAFTTSFEDLGALKQLPGLAVQRLMAEGYGFGAEGDWKTAILVRIANVMGAGLPGGASLMEDYTYDMTPGDELILGAHMLEVSPSLTTAKPMLEIHPLGIGGKDDPVRLVFTADPGPAIVVALSDMRDRFRLTANVVENVPPRASLPKLPVGRAVWKPAPDFTTSAAAWLTAGAAHHTVMSTAVGLEAFRDFADMAEVELLVIDDSTTLPEFQKQVRWNQAYYRLAQGL, encoded by the coding sequence ATCATGGCCCTCTCCACCTCGCTCGACGGCTACGAGGTCTGGTTCCTCACCGGCAGTCAGCACCTGTACGGCCCCGAGACGCTCGCCCAGGTCGCCGACCAGTCGCAGGAGATCGCGCGCCTGCTCGACTCCGCAGACGAGGTGCCCGTGAAGATCGTCTGGAAGCCGGTGCTGACGGATGCCGCCGCCATCAAGCGCACCGCCCTCGAGGCGAACGCCGACGACCGGGTGATCGGACTCGTCGCCTGGATGCACACTTTCAGCCCGGCCAAGATGTGGATCGCGGGTCTCGACGCGCTGCGCAAGCCGCTCGCGCACCTGCACACGCAGGCGAATGTCGAGCTGCCCTGGGCCGACATCGACTTCGACTTCATGAACCTCAACCAGGCCGCGCACGGCGACCGCGAGTTCGGGTACATCCAGACGCGCCTCGGCGTGCCGCGCAAGACCATCGTCGGGCACGCCTCCGACCCGCGCGTGCGCCGCGAGCTCGGCACCTGGCAGCGCGCCGCCGCGGGGCTCGCCGCGTCGCGCGACCTGAAGCTCGCCCGCTTCGGCGACAACATGCGCTTCGTCGCCGTGACCGAGGGCGACAAGACCGAGGCCGAGCTGCGCTTCGGCGTGCAGGTGAACACCTGGGGCGTGAACGAGCTGGCGGATGCCGTCGCCGCGGCATCCGACTCCCAGATCGACGCGCTGGTCGCCGAGTACGAGGAGCTGTACGAAGTCGTCCCCGAGCTGCGGAAGGGCGGCGAGCGGCACCAGTCCCTGCGCGACGGCGCCGCGATCGAGATCGGGCTGCGCTCGTTCCTCGAGGAGGGCGGCTTCGGCGCCTTCACGACCTCGTTCGAAGACCTCGGCGCGCTGAAGCAGCTTCCCGGCCTCGCCGTGCAGCGGCTGATGGCCGAGGGCTACGGCTTCGGCGCCGAGGGCGACTGGAAGACGGCGATCCTCGTGCGCATCGCGAACGTCATGGGGGCAGGCCTCCCCGGCGGCGCGAGCCTCATGGAGGACTACACCTACGACATGACCCCGGGCGACGAGCTGATCCTCGGCGCGCACATGCTCGAGGTCTCGCCGTCGCTGACGACCGCGAAGCCGATGCTGGAGATCCATCCGCTCGGCATCGGCGGCAAGGACGACCCGGTGCGCCTGGTCTTCACGGCCGACCCCGGTCCGGCGATCGTGGTCGCGCTGAGCGACATGCGCGACCGCTTCCGGCTCACGGCGAACGTCGTCGAGAACGTGCCGCCGCGCGCCTCCCTCCCCAAGCTCCCGGTCGGCCGGGCGGTCTGGAAGCCGGCGCCCGACTTCACCACCAGTGCGGCCGCCTGGCTCACCGCGGGTGCGGCGCACCACACGGTCATGTCGACCGCGGTGGGTCTCGAGGCGTTCCGCGACTTCGCTGACATGGCCGAGGTCGAGCTGCTCGTGATCGACGACAGCACGACGCTGCCGGAGTTCCAGAAGCAGGTGCGCTGGAACCAGGCCTACTACCGTCTCGCGCAGGGACTGTGA